A single window of Nicotiana sylvestris chromosome 3, ASM39365v2, whole genome shotgun sequence DNA harbors:
- the LOC138887036 gene encoding uncharacterized protein, whose translation MSSTQNALVHDNEGLGENSSIGVSVTPINPEEVPNMEPVDISSHNALNADSSAEPIGNKRREARSSGQGARGMGYGGISLQVIFEMPQAQQIAIAQLQSRNKTPSVAKHENIRHTEPEPEESNGNNSGTDPTIMRMLEELTKRIKAGEKKIEENNKKVETYNSRVDQIPGAPPVLKGLDAKKFTCGIKGNDLNDDEIESVLLKKFGETLSKGAMIWYHNLAPNFIDSLDMLVDTFVKAHVGSIKVATRKSDVFKVQQRNDEMLREFMSKFQWERMELTPVSDDWAVQAFMQGLNERSLIASRQLKQNLIKYRAMTWSDVHNHYQSKIMVEDDQLGASSGSVRPNKFTAKPPRDTNRESRFNKRY comes from the exons atgtctagcacacaaaatgcacttgttcatgacaacgaaggtcttggagaaaataGCAGTATAGGTGTCAGTGTAACACCAATAAACCCTGAggaagtgccaaatatggagcCAGTCGATATCAGTTCACATAATGCTCTAAACGCGGATTCAAGCGCAGAACCCATAGGGAATAAACGCAGGGAAGCTCGATCTAGTGGCCAAGGAGCACGAGGAATGGGATATGGGggaatcagcctccaagtgatatttgaGATGCCGCAGGCCCAACAAatcgccatcgctcaacttcagagtcGGAATAAGACTCCGAGCGTAGCTAAACATGAGAATATTCGACATACTGAACCAGAACCGGAGGAATCAAACGGAAATaactcggggactgaccccaccattatgaggatgctcgaagAGCTCACCAAGAGGATCAAGGCCGGggaaaagaagattgaggaaaataacaaaaaagtggagacttataactcccgtgttgatcaaataccgggggcacctccgGTCTTGAAAGGTTTGGATGCCAAGAAGTTC ACTTGTGGGATCAAAGGAAACGACTTGAATGACGATGAAATCGAGTCAGTGTTATTAAAAAAGTTTGGGGAGACACTATCAAAAGGAGCTATGatctggtatcacaacttggctcctaacTTTATTGACTCACTCGATATGTTGGTAGACACCTTCGTGAAAGCACATGTCGGGTCCATAAAGGTGGCCACAAGAAAATCAGATGTCTTCAAAGTACAACAAAGGAATGACGAGATGCTTAGGGAGTTCATGTCTAAGTTTCAGTGGGAAAGAATGGAATTGACGCCGGTCtctgatgactgggcagtacaggcctttatgcaaggtttgaatgaaagGAGCTTGATTGCATCTCGACAGCTAAAGCAAAACTTGATCAAATATCGAGCTATGACATGGTCGGATGTGCACAATCATTACCAATCAAAAATTATggtcgaggacgaccagctgGGAGCCTCCTCAGGCTCAGTTCGTCCTAACAAATTCACAGCCAAACCCCCAAGGGACACCAACCGGGAGTCAAGATTCAACAAACGGTATTAG